The Hevea brasiliensis isolate MT/VB/25A 57/8 chromosome 9, ASM3005281v1, whole genome shotgun sequence nucleotide sequence CAAACTAACAGGTGAATGCAGCTGCCAGTTTTTCCTTGGTACCTTTTTATTGTGTTCTTATAGGTGAATGACCACTTCTTTTAGGGTGAGATTTGCTGGACAACAAGGCGTAGCAGGTCCTGGCAGCAGCAAAGAAAGAAGAATTCCTTCCCAGAAAACCCTATCCTTCAAGGAAGGTAACTCTAGAGAATTCTTCATCTCTACTTCTAGTTACTAGCCTACTACCACCATAAAACTGATGCATTTTGCAGAAAAGAAGAGACCTCAGAACTGGTTCCGGAGACAAATTTCTTGGCAGATGAATCAAGATTATGACTTGGATGGAATAGATCGAGCAACTGCAGTAGCAGCTGCTGCATGTGCCATTTCATCATTGGAAGAGTTCAGCATTCCAGAACAGAAACAGATAAGCAAGGCCACTCAACCTTCTTTTACCCGAAGTAAGACCAAAAAAGAAGGTAAAACAACAGTTTCAAGCCTTGAGCCTGGCGTTGTATCTAAAGAGATTCCGGGTACTAAAAAGGTTCACATAATGAAATAACAGTTATTTTCTGAAACTAATTATCATTCAATGGTATATGTTATCAGGTCAAGATTCAATGAGAATTTCAGAAATCCCAGATGAAAAAACACCAGCGAAGGTTGTTGGTCCTACTCCATCAATGAAGAGGACTCCAACTTTTACTGAAAAGCCTGCTGTACCGATGAAAAAAATTCCGACTTTTGCCGAAGAGCAGTTGAGAAGAACCGATGAAATACAGCCTGAAAGCCTAAAGCCAAAAACTGATATGCCTGCCACAACTAAACCTCCAGTTTCACCGGCTAAATTTGACAAGCAGACTCCAACAAGACCCGGAATAAGAGGAAGAGAAGCAGATGCTTGGGAGAAAGCTGAGCTGGCTAAGATAAACAAGAAGTATTACTTCATGTTGAGGGTGGTTTATTCAATTACATGCAATTAGAGTCATATGCTGTTCTTATACTAATAAATAAGATCTTCAGGTATGAGGAATTGGAAGCCAGAATACTTTCCTGGGAGCACAAAAAGAAGGCCAAATCCAGACGACGACTGGACAGAATAGAGGTTTGCTACATTCAACTTTCTTTATTGAAAATTCATCCTAACCCTAAAACTTGATAACCCATTTACTGGATCTGCAGAGTGAACTGGAGAAGAAAAGGTTAAAAGCCTTGCAACAATTTCGCAGCGAGGGGGATGATATCAATGAGATTGCTGGAGGAGCAAGATCAAAGGCGATGGAGAGTAAAAGAAATGAAGAGTTGAAGGTCAAAGAGAAGGCAAATAAAATTGGGGTAACAGGAAGAGTTCCAAGGACATGTTTCTGCTTCTGAATCTAACTATTGTATAGCTTTATCTGTCATGAGGGAAAAAACAGTAATCTTTCTCAGTTATTAAATGTAAATAAGCATTTCTTGCACAACTCTGTATGCTAAGTTGCATTCATCACAAGCAATGCACAGATTTTCTTTTATAGCACTGACTTTTCAAATTGAGAAACTGGGCAGCTAATAAAAACTCTGTATTCCATCTACAATTTAACTGTTGAAGGAGATTAAAAAGAACAAGAGCAAGAATCCCAACCAATAATGGGAATTTCGACAGGAATTTAGAATTCATTTGCAAATTCTTCCAAAACTTGTAGAATTTGGCTATGCATGACTAAAGAAGTAGAacactaaataaaaatttcaagaaaacactgGAACTTTAGCACAGTAAAGTATTAAACAGAACATACAAAGACAGGAAGCTTATAGCTTCAGATCTAAGAGTTGTACAACAGACATAAAAGCGGGAGAAAATAGGAAACACAACAAGAAAGATTTGCCTAATCGCTATTATATATCAGTGTTTCTTCAAGAAACCTTGAGCCATCTTCAAGTATTCACCATACCCACCTTCAGAATGGTCAGCAGCACCGCTTGAATGTGATGACGAGTGTGCGGTGCTAGTTGCTGAGTGGGAAgagttggtggtggtggtggtggtggtagaatGGGAGGAGTGGTACTGGTGCAGATAATCCTCAGCCTTCTCTACATACTTGCCAAAACTCTTCTCCTCGAGCTTGCCATAGTGAGAGGCAGCTCCAAGAAGATCAGCCGCAGCACCAGCAACCCTGCCCTTGTCTACCTTGTCAGTTTCGTGGCTAAGTGAGGCTTTGGCTGCCTCAGCCACCAACTTGGCACTGGAAAGAAGCTCAGaggaagatggttggtggggccTGGTGGGTTTGTTGCTGTGAGAACCTGGTGACGAATCCATGGATGTTGGGATTGGGTAGATTGTAGAAGATTAAATTAGGCAATAGCTAAATCAAGAAGAAAAAGCGATAAAGAAGAGGATAAATATTTGCGGATTTGATTGGTTTTGAAAATGGACCATTTAttgtgagattttttttttttgtatttttttattatccAGCGTCCAACAGGGAAGCTTCCTTTTCAGTGTTAGCGTGTTGCTCCTATCGTCCACACGTTTGTTGCCGTTCGTCAAATGTCAACTGCCAGCTCCTCATTTATTTGTTGCATAATTacattatttagtttttttttttttttatcaaaaatattgACTTCATTGCCATAAAAAAGCCAGAGCCGACATAAACAAAAGGATGCGGCTAGATCGAAGAAATACATAAAAGAGAGCCCAATACCAAACATCAGGTAGCTAAACCCAAGGCCACAAATCACACTCAAAGCTCAAACTAGCATAATCAAGGCCTGGAGAGAAAAAAAAAGTCCTTAAGGCCTAACAGGCTGCCACAAGCAagaaaaacaattaaaaaaccaaAGGTCCAAGCATAAATCCTAAACTTTCTGGTTGACCCGAATTAGGCAAGATGAAGCAACGCCACTGTGCCTGCCCACCAAGCGTGATGGAGCCATTCTAGGCAAGCAAAAAAAGATCGATGAAGTATATAGGGATCTTAATTAGCGGCCAATGCTTACACACATCAGAACCCCAACAAAATCCTGGAAGAAAGCAAGCCCAGCAGAGCTCTTAGACAACGATAAAGAAACATAAACAAAGCACCTTGGAAATGAGCAGAATCTAcataacaataaaaataaaaattgatatgCGAGTCTTTAGGTTAATTTCGAAAAagataaaattgatattttaaatattttaaaatttataaattctatacactaattaaatatatttattttcattttattttatatttcaattttaaataataatatattttaatataaaagtaTTTAGTTAAACATtacctgtcacgacccaactttaTAAACTGGATTGGCACTAGAATTTGGATCAGTATAAAACCCTCAAAACTCGTAATAAATCTGACTGCTCCTAGACCCATAATCACACTAAAATCAAGGCAAAAAatgtaaaacaaaataaaataaaatattataaatttatttagatCAACTCAAGTCGATATTTATCTAAAATTCATAACTAGGGGAGTCTAGCTCAACCCTGATGCCCAACATACAAAAACTACATAAGaccattaattaatataatatattaataaaatagtaCTACAACagagttttaaaaataaaataaataaataaacaaaaactTCTAATTGACAATATTATACCCTACGGGGAAAAACATAGGTTAGACTCTGAAGAAAATTGCTCCTTCTAAAACTtgggaaaaattattgaatatgagTTAGCGCTCAACTCAATGAGTTTAGATGTTGATTATAAATGCAATTTCTACAACTATCTAAAATTAATGCAATTCTATCATGAAATGTACATCCAACACATACAATAAATAATTCACCTAATACTCACACGAGAAGATAATTTAGAGCTACTCACGCACTTAGTGTATCACATTAATACATAAATATAAGAGCTGATTCCTTATACAGCTCTCTCAATCCAAATCCCATTAGCGAGCTTAACTCAAGCCTGACTTTCGCTTAAATCCAAGTGCGGGGGCCAGTAAGATAAACTCAAAGCCGTGCCTCACCCCGACTTTCCATATCCATAAAGACCGGGtttcagtgagatcaactcaagctGCAACTACCCGTCCAATCTATATCCATATATACCATATATAAATAACACACTcagctccaaattatcctcaggACGGCaatcacaaataattaataataattaaatatgtaataatcAAAATGCtcctaatatattaactatttatctgtataattaaatatttttaaatgtaTGAGCATGCCAGATAtagaattaatattgaaattacaaaaataatcaatatctaactcacaAACTAGTTAACTTGACTGCAATTGGTTCGATTAGATGGAGAAGATGGCTAGCTCGATCACCTATATAGACACATTGACCTATatcaatttattaatataattaaccaattaatttaattacatAAGCAAGAATAAATCCTAAATCTTGCCGAAATTTCGGCAAAGTCTCTCCTAAATCTGAACCTAAGCTCCTATAAGACAACTCAAACAAACACAACACATAGGGCCTTGGACCCATAACAACAGCATCACATGCTTATCTAGGGCCTAGAAGAACATAATCTAAGTCCAATCATCTAAACTCTAACTCAGGTCTCTAACTTCTCTACAgtgcaaaataattatttttagcactttaaaaattatgaaaatattcatGAAGGTCATATACATCATCATTATATTAATTAAACTCATcttacttaattttactaagctaagaatattttataaatttaaccaGTTAgcttaattaaggaaaaaaaaatcacataACTTAAGTTAGGGATCACTTTTGCAAATTCTGCTACTTGGAATACGTCTGGAATGTCTGAAAACATTGGAAACAACCACAAACATGACAACATTTCTGGACAACCCGTCGAGTAGTCAGATCGGTCCGAAAACTCGATCCTGATTGCTGGTGAGCTATCACTGATCTAATCGCACCTAAACGAAgcccataaattattaataattatcatataattatatttaatttacaagcATCGAAAAACTCAAAAATCTCACCGAGCGATATGAATTGTTCGATGATTATCTTTTTCAAATGGCGTCCAATTAGAGCTGGATTGGTCCTATCTCAAAGGTCTCGATGTGCTGAGTTCAACGGTAGCCTTGGATCACTGATTTAATGACCAGATCGTTGAGAAATTAACCAAAAAGTTATTGCCTAacccacctctctctctctcctctccctcactAGAAAAGACCATGGAATCAAAATtaacaataatgaaataatatactttgttatttgatttaatattaatcttTAAAGGTAATCGTTTAAATTAAAATTGGCCTATTAAATAATTCataaaatatgtttagaaattacattaaaaataatatatataagtgAAAGTACTACAagattataaattagttagataatattaaaataacattaaatactattaaaatttaatgaactttatattttaaaaaaaatcaagttATTACAATATTCTCCCCTTAAGAAAATTCATCCTCACATTTTAAATAAAAAGGGCCAAGGAAAAGCAGATAGTCGATCATTACTCAAACTCTACATATGTTGTCAAACTTGTTCTACTTTTCTCTAAATTTGCTATAGCATCTTAGCTATCATCATCCTCTTGAAGCGAAACTCTTACCTTAAACCACTCCTTAATCTTTTTTTGACATCTCTGGTACTCTTTATTCTTCCACTGTACTCTGATGTAATAGTTTGAAAATCTAGTCTCTTTTCTCTTATATTACCAATCTTTGTGGCGCACAAAAGTGACTCGTACTGCTTGTTTTACAATGTCTCATGAAGTGCTCTTCTAAAATAACTACCTTTGCATGCACCTTACCCGAGATCATTATTGATCTTGTTAACCATTGGAGCTTTAGCATGACTTTTCTTCATGCTTAAAGCACCTGTACTTCTTAATTCCATGATATTGTGAACTTCCCACTTACTTCCTGCCACTAGTAAGGTCCTTATACCAACTCCTATCCATCTTAAGTAACCCATTATTCTCGAGCCTTTCTCCTGTTCTTCAGTCTCATTTGCTCTCTCTTTCCTGTTTCTGCTACTATTGATATCTTCACTAACAACTGTACTTTTGCTCTAATCCTTGCCTCGAGTTTTGAGGTTATATTACCAATAGTACTTAGTGGTCCATCTTGTCTATCTTTAAACTTGTCTTTTCTCACCCTTGAGCCTCTTTCTTTAAAGATATCATCAGCATTAACTTTaaccttctttttattttttaatcctAGATTGATTGCTAGCTCCATTACCTTTAGAATTCTAACTCTGCAATTAGCTCGTACTAGCACATTCTTCATATAGTATCACACTATGGTACCAACCTATTATTCATATTATGGAACACAAGTAATTCACCATGGATGATTCTTTCTGTACCTCCTTCCCCAGCATGACCATCAAAACATTATCATTTCCTACTATCCattgtaggaaattgcttatccattgtaggaaattgctcatcatgGTTAGATAGATGTCCTTGAACCTGTCAATTCCACTTGAACTAACAAGGTAGTGGTAAACATGTTTTCTGCCACAATACTtgataagatacttcacgtgttcattctccttaataggTATGTTTACTAGCTACAACTTTCCAAACTTTAGCCTTAAATTTACCCATCTTCAAATGTTCTTTCCTTCAAATCTTATCAGTAAATAAcgcttcctccagcttatagctACCCATACGACTCAACATAAGAAAAGCCTTTCTACAACTCGAGTTCACCCAAAACTTATAGTTGTGGACTAAGTCTAACTCATGTCACAAACCTGATCATTTCTTAATCCTTGATATTAGATATGCACTTACTATCATTTCCACCTTAGGAGATTGTGTATGAACCGGTGCCTaccaaaatctcaaataactggGTTCACTCGACATAATCTCCCTTCCTTATATAGTTTTCTAGAACCAAAAACATGAACTAAGCTTGAAGAGAAGGAGAAATCTTCTTCTACAGTTAACAACATACTATTATCTGATAAGCAATGTTTAGCTTACTtctcttggtctttctcttcaaatttcatcatctctttgcAATTATTATGCTCTTCCTACAGGATATTAACTGTACAAAACCTTTGTTGCACCACAGTCTCACTTGCCATAACATCTTATAATTTTACTATTTCCACCTATACCCTATTATATTTCATAACTATCCTCCCTTGTCCTATGCCTCTGTCTTTTGCTATATTCTGGAAGATGCCTCTCACTAATAATTCTTTTAGAACTAACTCTAATCATATCATCGCCATTACTTTAACCCTTGTACTTCATGGTGATTATGACTACCACCTATAGCTGTCTCTTTCTATTCTGTGTCTTAATTTCATTATGTCATCAATGCTCTTACACAGGTAACTCTATTGGTCACACTGAGGAAATCTGCCTGATTCATCATTTTTgcagtctaacctaaagcctttATACTATTACATATCATTCTTTTCTCTCATCATGTCTGTTTGTACTATTAGGTTGACCCTAACTCTTCTCCTCAACTAACAGGATAGTTCAGGATACCGTTGTGCACCCTCTAGCTACTACTCTCTAATATTGCCTTTTAGTTTATTTCGTTTACCTTACCCAAAAGAACACTTTGTCTACTCTATATTTGACCTATTCTTCCTCATCTTGGCCTATTTTGGGCCTTTCAGTTGTTCTTTAATCTATCTCTTTTATCATACCCATAATAGTACTTTAACTGTAATATTCCTTAGCTCTATCCTTATTATCTACTAGACAGCTATGCTAGATAATTGTACCTTATAGTATCTCTGTCAAGTCATCTATACCTCTATACTACTCAGAATTGGTCCTCCAATCACTCTGATTAACGCTTCCACAGGCCTCCAGATGATCTCTCCTGTTGCATCTAAACCAACTATACTAACTCTCATTTTTTGCACTTTTTCTATTTACGAATATTATATGATTTGTCTTCATTGACTCATTGcccttttttcttttctctgCTTAGAGTATACTCTTGTCTTAAGCAATAAGAAGCTGAGAAGGAACTCAGGAAACAGCAGCCATGCACTCACTATGTGATCTCTATTCCTATCCATCAAACTACAGACTACCTTTTACTACCTTAAGGAGGAGATCTGTAGGGATTCtattctcccatttccactcagttaGCCAAAACTTAAAATACTGGGTACCCAAACTCGTCATTCAATTCAAAGGCTTTACACCCATCATAACTGACCACTTGTGATTTTTACAGTGAAACTTGCGCCCCTTCTAGGACACTTGAGCTAACAATTCTCTATCACACATTATAGTCCCATTTAGGACGTTATTTCATAGGTCACCATCATTAGTAATAGCCTTCTGTCTCTTCTATAAGAATAAACCATACTCTGTAATACAATTAGCTATAAGAGAGGTATTACATTTGCCACATTACCACAACATTGAAGGCTAtctgctctcttatcatactACAAACTTACTAAAACATCATTTCACAGGCTATGATCATCATTCGTAGCACCCAGTCTCCTTTAGGGAGCAAACTCGTATTCTACACCTTGTTGCCATACAAAGGAGGTACTATTCtcactaaactttaggcaaaacatACATCATAATGCCAAAACTATCCAAAATCCCATACAGAAAACTAGATGGTCTCACTTGGCAAGTATCGACATTATACTACAACCATACTAAAACCTTTAATCTCTTGGTAACTCATGGTACAAATGTTATGTTCAAGTTAGGAAAACCAAGTCAATGACTTTAGTTAATGCCCAACAGAGACCTTTGATACTTTATCGTGAGGGCTTTAAACCCTTAACTAGGAGTTTCCTAACTCCTCTAcagaaataaaattttgaaatggcGCCACTAAACCAAAATAGAAGCTATCTGCAAACACCTTCATCATGGACATGGAGatgtatgtagctctacacaataatcccatgtaagtagtataatctacagcttacagaacAAATAATGAGAGCATTGCACAGATTATTGTGATACATCCCAAAAGATCATGTTTCCCAACCTCTTATCTCTCTTTAACCCACTGATACCATAAACTTGCCCTGACTAGGTTGTCCACTAACAACTGCCAACAGTGGTACCTTTACTCCATCTAGGGCAGTTATACTACtataactcacctttatgtactcgtgcttTGCACTAAAAAGGCACGCCAATTAGCCCCATTCTAATAAAAACACAACATcccttggagtacgtatccccaTGGCAAACCTTAACACATCTACTAACTCAAGTTCACATCATCGCGTACTTCATGAAAATTAAGACACTAAATTCAAGTACTCTTACACTATCCAAGAAATAACACAGAATctagaaataaaaaattacagaagaagaCAAAACAGGATCTTATACTCCTCATGTGACAACTTTAGGTATACACTTTCTCAtaaatctaaagcctaagctctggtactaaatttgtcatgacccaactctATGGGCTAGACCGCACTAGGACTTAGGCTAACATAAAGCTcccgaagcccgtagtaagccttattgCTCCTAAACCCATGATCACAACAAAAACAAggccaaaaaataaaaattaaaataatatatatttatttgggCCAACTCAATacaatatttatttgaaattcacAACTAGGGGAGTCCTGTTCAACCTTGATACGTAACATGCATAAACGACATAAGaccattaattaatataatatatgtataaaatagtgccataacgaagttctaaaaataaaataattaattaaataaacaaataaataaataacattttCTAATTAACAATATTGTACCCTGCGGGAAAAAATGCAGGCTTGACTCTAAAGAAAATTACTCCTCCTGCAAcctgaaaaaaaattattgaacaggagtgagcgttcgacatAGTGAGTTTAGATATTTTTTGTAGATGCAATTTCCACAACTACCTAAAAATAATGTAACTCTACCATGAAATGTACATCTAACATATACAATAAACAATTCACCCAATACTCACATGAGAAGTTAATTTAGAGCTACTCAAGCACCCAGTGTATCACATTAATACATAAATATGGGAGTTAATCCTCTATACAGCTCTCTCAATCCAAATCATGTAAG carries:
- the LOC110650806 gene encoding uncharacterized protein At3g61260; this translates as MEYLIRQTNRVRFAGQQGVAGPGSSKERRIPSQKTLSFKEEKKRPQNWFRRQISWQMNQDYDLDGIDRATAVAAAACAISSLEEFSIPEQKQISKATQPSFTRSKTKKEGQDSMRISEIPDEKTPAKVVGPTPSMKRTPTFTEKPAVPMKKIPTFAEEQLRRTDEIQPESLKPKTDMPATTKPPVSPAKFDKQTPTRPGIRGREADAWEKAELAKINKKYEELEARILSWEHKKKAKSRRRLDRIESELEKKRLKALQQFRSEGDDINEIAGGARSKAMESKRNEELKVKEKANKIGVTGRVPRTCFCF
- the LOC110650807 gene encoding nodulin-related protein 1 yields the protein MDSSPGSHSNKPTRPHQPSSSELLSSAKLVAEAAKASLSHETDKVDKGRVAGAAADLLGAASHYGKLEEKSFGKYVEKAEDYLHQYHSSHSTTTTTTTNSSHSATSTAHSSSHSSGAADHSEGGYGEYLKMAQGFLKKH